In the genome of Gemmatimonadales bacterium, the window CCCGAGCTGTTCGGCAGGCTCACCACGGCCATCTGGGCCGAGGTGGGCTACGATGCCGGCGGCCGGCCAACGCGCGTGCCGCGCAACACCAGCTCGATTCGGCGCGACGTGCAGCGGCTCTATCTCGCCGATCTGATCAAGCTGCTGGTGACACCGCGGCCGGGCACGCCCGAGGATGCGCGCGCCGTCGCCCGCGCCACGCTCACCGATCTTGGCGACCAGATCGACCGGGCGCTCGCCCGCGGCGGTAGCACGCTCGACGCCTATACCCGCGACCACCTGGCCGACTCGCGCGTGCGCATCGACCAGGCGCTCGACGCGGAGATGATCCAGCCGGCCGACTCCGGTCACTAGGCCGTCCCCACCCGCCTCGCCTCGTGGTGGTCGCGCGCCAGGCTACGGTCCGCGAGCCACGGGAGCGCTGCGAGTTCTCGGCTCGGAATATTCCAGAAGCCGCTGGCGGAGTCGGGCGGAGAGCCGCGACACCGCGGGAATGAGATCGGTCGAGTCCGCCGCCGTGTCACCCTCCACTGCGATCACGTTCCCGCCACGGGCGCCGACCAGCTCGGCGGCCACGACGTAGCTGCCGCCCGCGGCACTCACGCTGCCGGTGACGACCGCGCTCAGTGGATGCGGCCCCGCCAGCTCCCGTTCGAAGGCGTCGCCGATGGCTTGCGCGAGCCGCGGGTACGGCGTGCGGTTTTCGATCGGGCCGACGACGACCGAGTGGTGGGGATCGAAACCCAATCCGCTTTCGGTCACCGATGGCGGTGGGATCGGCGGCCCCGGGCCGCGGCTCATCGCGTAGCCGGCGGCAAGAAGGACGACCGCGGTCGCCACGAGCCAATGCGCCCGTCCGATGACGTGCTTGCGCGCGACATCGGGCGCCCCGCCGTTCGGCGCGGCCAGTGGCAGCCGAAGCGAGCCGGCGTCGACCAGGGCCCAACCACTCGTTACGAAGGGGTCCGGCTCGCGCATGCTCGGGCGTGGGGGCGTGCCCGAATCGGGCGCGCGCCGCTCGAGGGCCATCGAGTCCGCACGGATGCGCGCTGCAAGCGCCTCGGTTTCGGCGGCGGGCGCCACGCCGTAGTCGCGCGCGAGCCGCCGGGCAAAGGCGTCATACACCCGAAGCGCACCCAGCCGATCGCGCTGGCGCTCGAGCAGCATGAGCAGGCGCCGGAGCGCGCACTCGTCGTCCGGCGCAAGCTCGTGCGCGCGGAGCGCCGCGGCCGCGGCATCGCGGTCGCAGCCGGCCGCGTCGTGCGCCTCGGCGAGTCTC includes:
- a CDS encoding BTAD domain-containing putative transcriptional regulator, producing MMRLLVLGRFELTDAGSPGRRVVTAQPKRLALLAYLALAAPAGHHRRDALLGLFWPELDEADARRALRQSVHHLRRVLGADAISSRADDQIGLAPGALGSDLEEFDRAIREGREADALALYQGDFFDGVFVPAAAQGFDDWVERVRAGARGRAAAAAWRLAEAHDAAGCDRDAAAAALRAHELAPDDECALRRLLMLLERQRDRLGALRVYDAFARRLARDYGVAPAAETEALAARIRADSMALERRAPDSGTPPRPSMREPDPFVTSGWALVDAGSLRLPLAAPNGGAPDVARKHVIGRAHWLVATAVVLLAAGYAMSRGPGPPIPPPSVTESGLGFDPHHSVVVGPIENRTPYPRLAQAIGDAFERELAGPHPLSAVVTGSVSAAGGSYVVAAELVGARGGNVIAVEGDTAADSTDLIPAVSRLSARLRQRLLEYSEPRTRSAPVARGP